One region of Carya illinoinensis cultivar Pawnee chromosome 8, C.illinoinensisPawnee_v1, whole genome shotgun sequence genomic DNA includes:
- the LOC122274455 gene encoding uncharacterized protein LOC122274455 yields MIGLSWNCRGLRNPHTVRELHRLVKTKCPNFVFLIETKCGRNKVEEIRNKVGFDSSFVIDSKGFSGGLAFLWNSSDNFNLESYSQQHISLNLKKEEVNTEIQFTGFYGSPYTAKRTDSWNLMKMLQPRQDKPWFCFGDFNEILHQHEKKGAALRPYNQMEEFRETMEACGLFDCGFQGQKYTWNNNREGNLFTKERLDRAMGNLPLIRIFSEISIYGQVAYSSDHCPLVINMGSEERLAVLLERRREKMFRYEASWNLRDECSNLINTNWSQQQEGEGNQMRLVQQNLLKCKEGLIQWSRTTLRHNNREIQRKLN; encoded by the coding sequence ATGATAGGCCTTAGCTGGAACTGTAGAGGGCTTAGGAACCCTCATACAGTTAGAGAGCTGCATCGGTTAGTGAAAACAAAGTGTCCTAATTTTGTATTCCTAATAGAGACTAAATGTGGTAGAAATAAAGTAGAAGAGATAAGAAATAAGGTGGGGTTTGACAGTAGTTTTGTGATAGATAGCAAAGGTTTTAGTGGAGGTTTGGCTTTTTTGTGGAACAGTAGTGACAACTTCAACCTTGAATCATATTCCCAGCAACACATATCACTTAATTTGAAGAAGGAAGAGGTAAACACAGAAATTCAGTTCACTGGATTCTATGGTAGCCCGTATACTGCTAAAAGGACTGATAGCTGGAATTTAATGAAAATGTTACAACCCAGACAGGACAAACCTTGGTTTTgttttggagattttaatgagattcttCACCAACATGAAAAGAAAGGGGCAGCTTTAAGACCTTACAATCAAATGGAGGAGTTCAGAGAAACAATGGAAGCATGTGGTCTGTTTGACTGTGGTTTTCAAGGACAAAAATATACCTGGAACAATAACAGAGAAGGTAATCTATTCACTAAAGAAAGATTAGATCGTGCCATGGGAAATTTGCCTCTTATAAGGATCTTTTCTGAGATAAGCATTTATGGTCAAGTTGCCTACTCCTCAGATCATTGCCCTCTGGTGATAAATATGGGAAGTGAAGAAAGACTGGCAGTTTTACTAGAAAGGAGAAGGGAGAAAATGTTTAGGTATGAAGCAAGCTGGAACCTAAGGGATGAATGTAGCAATCTGATAAATACAAATTGGTCTCAACAACAAGAAGGGGAGGGGAATCAGATGAGGTTAGTCCAACAAAATCTATTGAAATGCAAGGAAGGTTTGATCCAATGGAGCAGGACTACTCTAAGACACAACAATAGGGAGATACAAAGGAAACTAAACTAG
- the LOC122274456 gene encoding uncharacterized protein LOC122274456, which yields MCPICLSEEETVEHALWSCKSAMDVWSQGPIAINKSSDRAEKFKDIFEKLDAKCEQQVMEFFTITARNIWHRRNKLIFEGIFQHPTHIVNQSKQSLEEYKNVHSRNRTNNRGRQMLTTSWNPPPAGFLKINWDAAICEEKGIIGLGLIARDQRGHVVGTKTITQAGFNDPLLAEAIGAYQAVKMAMELGNVCVVFEGDSSQVIKGIYSQVERWDRVGMIITDIQLNLTFFTSWKFLFIRRSGNTLAHNLAKSSLNEESVVTALLPESSHVNSDV from the coding sequence ATGTGCCCGATCTGTTTAAGTGAGGAAGAAACTGTAGAACATGCTTTATGGAGCTGTAAATCTGCAATGGATGTTTGGAGTCAAGGACCAAttgcaataaataaaagttcAGACAGagcagaaaaatttaaagatatattTGAGAAACTAGATGCAAAATGTGAGCAGCAAGTTATGGAATTCTTCACCATTACTGCAAGGAATATTTGGCATAGAAGGAACAAGTTGATATTTGAGGGTATCTTCCAACATCCAACACATATAGTCAATCAATCCAAACAATCCTTGGAAGAGTACAAAAATGTTCATAGCAGAAACAGAACAAACAATAGAGGAAGGCAAATGTTAACTACAAGTTGGAATCCGCCACCTGCAGGTTTCTTGAAgatcaattgggatgctgcaatCTGTGAAGAGAAGGGTATAATTGGATTGGGCTTAATAGCCCGAGACCAAAGAGGACATGTGGTAGGCACAAAGACAATAACACAAGCTGGGTTTAATGATCCTCTTTTGGCAGAAGCAATAGGTGCATATCAAGCAGTTAAAATGGCTATGGAATTGGGCAATGTTTGTGTTGTATTTGAAGGGGATTCATCCCAGGTTATTAAAGGTATCTATTCTCAAGTAGAAAGATGGGATAGAGTGGGAATGATTATCACTGATATTCAACTGAATCTAACGTTTTTCACTAGTTGGAAGTTTCTGTTTATTAGGAGAAGTGGAAACACTCTAGCTCATAACTTAGCAAAATCCTCTCTTAATGAGGAATCAGTTGTAACGGCTTTATTGCCAGAATCTAGTCATGTAAACTCTGATGTTTAA